One stretch of Commensalibacter melissae DNA includes these proteins:
- a CDS encoding TatD family hydrolase, with translation MHLVDSHCHLDFFDDDEKKAIIDRATHASLGEVVTIGTRLSNARQQIRITDYTTDHLSVWCTIGTHPEYVMDEPLCSVDRIVELTNHPKVIGIGETGLDYFYGKQEAFERQKESFENHIRASQQTGLPVCIHARDADDDIAKILKRETEKGGGFPFLIHCFTSSMKLAETVLDLGGYISISGIITFKKAQDLRDIVLHLPQDKILVETDSPYLAPVPFRGKQNEPAYVYQTAEFMAKLLAVDFETFKKQTTDNFHRLFKKASF, from the coding sequence ATGCATCTGGTTGATTCACACTGCCATCTTGATTTTTTTGATGATGATGAAAAAAAAGCCATTATTGATCGTGCAACACATGCAAGTTTGGGTGAAGTTGTAACAATAGGAACGCGTTTATCAAATGCGCGGCAGCAAATAAGAATAACCGATTATACAACTGATCATTTGAGTGTATGGTGCACGATTGGAACTCATCCTGAATATGTGATGGATGAACCTCTTTGTTCTGTTGACAGAATTGTTGAATTAACCAATCATCCCAAAGTTATAGGTATAGGTGAAACCGGACTTGATTATTTTTACGGTAAACAAGAGGCTTTTGAACGACAGAAAGAATCTTTTGAAAATCATATCCGTGCCTCGCAACAAACTGGATTGCCTGTATGTATTCATGCCCGGGATGCAGATGATGATATTGCCAAAATCTTAAAGAGAGAGACAGAAAAAGGGGGAGGATTTCCATTTTTAATTCATTGTTTTACATCTAGTATGAAACTGGCCGAAACAGTTCTAGATTTGGGTGGATATATTAGTATTTCAGGTATAATCACTTTTAAAAAAGCCCAGGATTTACGCGATATCGTTCTTCATTTACCTCAAGATAAAATTCTTGTTGAAACTGATTCTCCTTATCTGGCTCCCGTACCATTTCGGGGCAAACAAAATGAACCTGCATATGTTTATCAAACAGCAGAATTTATGGCAAAATTGTTGGCGGTTGATTTTGAAACGTTTAAAAAACAAACAACAGATAATTTTCATCGTCTTTTTAAAAAGGCGTCTTTTTAA
- a CDS encoding MBL fold metallo-hydrolase encodes MKITILGCGGSGGVPLVGGDDGQGNWGICDPLEQKNQRTRSSIVIELNNGKRILIDSGPDIRTQLLREKIGRVDAVIYSHAHADHIAGLDELRSINRVLGKALPIYATKDTLSELKSRFAYAFKPWKTQPYFFRPVLDVHQIDYYDNFMIENQSIQTCEQIHGFCKSMGIRCGDVAYCTDVVRIPEQGLKILSNLDLFIVGCFQRNEHPAHAWIGKVLEWKKIIKPKRTILTHMGPDMDWNWLKANLPPDIEVAYDGLILYSS; translated from the coding sequence ATGAAAATCACTATTCTGGGATGCGGAGGTTCGGGTGGTGTCCCATTGGTAGGAGGTGATGATGGTCAGGGGAATTGGGGAATATGTGATCCCCTGGAACAAAAGAATCAACGAACTCGATCCTCTATCGTTATTGAGTTGAATAATGGCAAAAGAATTCTAATTGATTCAGGTCCTGATATACGAACTCAGTTATTGAGAGAAAAAATTGGCAGGGTTGACGCTGTCATTTATTCTCATGCACATGCAGATCATATTGCTGGTCTGGATGAATTGCGTTCAATCAACAGAGTTTTGGGTAAAGCCTTACCAATATATGCAACGAAAGATACATTATCTGAATTGAAATCAAGATTTGCCTACGCATTTAAGCCATGGAAAACCCAACCATATTTTTTTCGTCCAGTTTTGGATGTTCATCAGATTGATTATTATGATAACTTCATGATTGAAAATCAATCTATTCAAACATGTGAACAGATACATGGTTTTTGTAAATCCATGGGCATACGATGTGGTGATGTGGCATATTGTACTGATGTGGTTCGGATTCCAGAACAAGGGTTGAAAATTTTATCCAATCTTGATCTGTTTATTGTGGGATGTTTTCAACGGAATGAACATCCTGCCCATGCATGGATTGGCAAGGTTCTGGAATGGAAAAAAATTATCAAGCCAAAAAGAACGATTTTAACGCATATGGGACCTGATATGGATTGGAATTGGCTAAAGGCAAATCTGCCGCCGGACATCGAAGTTGCCTATGATGGACTAATTCTCTATTCTTCGTAA
- the tmk gene encoding dTMP kinase, with the protein MSGYFITFEGGEGAGKSTQAQLLKEKLQKDNIDVLLTREPGGTTGAEAIRKLLLFGNCDFSLKAEILAHFTARCDHVDQVIKPALQQGKIVLCDRFIDSTLAYQGYGLGKENPDILEFIQKLSNLIDLIPNLTLIFDAPYETLIERCLKRQTKIDAYEQLGYDFHYRVLNGFQLIAKNNKNRCKVIKAHKLLHEVTREVYNLVTHKLSESRYIKNNDSKTR; encoded by the coding sequence ATGTCAGGATATTTTATTACTTTTGAGGGCGGTGAAGGTGCTGGAAAATCTACACAAGCTCAATTATTGAAAGAAAAGCTGCAAAAAGATAATATTGATGTTCTCTTAACCCGTGAGCCAGGTGGAACAACGGGTGCCGAGGCCATTAGGAAATTATTGTTATTTGGGAATTGCGATTTTTCGCTTAAAGCTGAAATCCTGGCTCATTTTACCGCAAGGTGCGATCATGTAGATCAGGTCATAAAGCCAGCGCTGCAGCAGGGTAAAATAGTGCTGTGTGATCGTTTTATTGATTCAACACTGGCATATCAAGGTTATGGATTAGGTAAGGAAAATCCGGATATTTTGGAATTTATTCAAAAATTATCCAATTTGATAGATTTAATTCCCAATTTAACATTGATATTCGATGCCCCTTATGAAACGCTTATTGAGCGTTGTCTAAAACGTCAAACAAAAATTGATGCTTATGAACAACTCGGGTATGATTTTCATTATCGTGTTCTGAATGGTTTTCAATTGATAGCTAAAAATAATAAAAATCGATGTAAAGTTATCAAAGCTCATAAATTATTGCATGAGGTAACTCGGGAAGTTTACAATCTCGTCACGCATAAACTATCTGAATCAAGATATATTAAAAACAATGACAGCAAAACTAGATGA
- the metG gene encoding methionine--tRNA ligase, whose amino-acid sequence MKNHYMITTPIYYVNGLPHIGHAYTSIAADVLARFKRLDGYDVFFLTGTDEHGQKVEQAAHNNEQTSEIFVNEISAKFRNMADQLNISYNDFIRTTEERHKRSCQTLWKKIADAGHIYLGAYEGWYSLRDECYYSEDELTTTADGQKIAPTGAQVKWLKEPSYFFRLSAWQDKLLEFYELHPEFIGPESRKNELLSFVKSGLRDLSISRTSFKWGIPVPGDKDHVMYVWFDALTNYISALGYPDTELSDRWRFWPADLHLVGKEIARFHALYWPAFLMAAGLEVPRRIFSHGWWTVEGEKMSKSVGNVVEPIELINDFGLDPVRFFLLREVPFGGDGDYSRQSLINRMNNELANDLGNLAQRTLTQITRNCDSILPDTGKRLDVDIQLIAKAKLLPILLREQMDRQAFNESLEDIWKVIRASNAYIDHQAPWKLKKTDFERMKTVLRTLVDVLREIATCLQPFMPNSMDKLLTQLGVGKNERNFSDLEKEIHSGIKLPLPSPIFPRYTEAEQI is encoded by the coding sequence ATGAAAAACCATTATATGATAACCACCCCGATTTATTATGTAAACGGGTTACCCCATATTGGTCATGCCTATACCTCAATCGCTGCGGATGTTTTGGCCCGATTCAAACGATTGGATGGATATGATGTATTCTTTTTGACGGGTACTGACGAGCATGGACAAAAGGTAGAGCAGGCTGCCCACAATAATGAACAAACATCGGAAATATTTGTAAATGAAATTTCTGCAAAATTCAGAAATATGGCTGATCAGTTAAACATATCATATAATGATTTTATACGAACGACCGAGGAACGTCATAAAAGAAGCTGCCAGACTTTATGGAAAAAAATCGCTGATGCTGGTCACATTTATCTTGGCGCTTATGAAGGGTGGTATTCACTCAGGGATGAGTGTTATTATAGTGAAGATGAACTAACTACTACAGCAGATGGACAAAAGATTGCGCCCACAGGGGCACAGGTCAAATGGTTAAAAGAACCATCCTATTTTTTTAGATTGTCTGCCTGGCAAGACAAGTTGTTGGAATTTTATGAATTGCATCCAGAATTTATCGGCCCAGAAAGTCGTAAGAATGAACTGTTAAGTTTTGTAAAATCTGGTTTACGTGATTTATCCATCAGTCGTACGAGTTTCAAGTGGGGTATTCCAGTTCCAGGCGATAAGGATCATGTCATGTATGTATGGTTCGATGCGTTGACAAATTATATTTCCGCATTGGGCTATCCTGATACGGAATTATCAGATCGGTGGCGTTTTTGGCCAGCAGATTTGCATTTGGTGGGGAAGGAAATTGCACGTTTCCATGCGTTGTATTGGCCAGCTTTTTTAATGGCGGCGGGTTTGGAAGTTCCCAGACGAATATTTTCGCATGGCTGGTGGACTGTTGAAGGTGAAAAAATGAGTAAATCAGTAGGAAATGTTGTTGAGCCTATTGAATTGATCAATGATTTCGGACTGGATCCTGTCCGATTTTTTCTTTTGCGTGAAGTTCCTTTCGGTGGAGACGGAGACTATAGCAGACAATCCCTGATCAATCGCATGAATAATGAATTGGCCAATGATCTGGGTAATCTTGCACAGAGAACTTTGACTCAAATTACCAGAAATTGTGACAGTATTTTACCAGATACTGGAAAAAGATTGGATGTGGATATACAGTTGATAGCAAAAGCTAAACTGTTGCCGATTTTATTAAGGGAACAAATGGACCGTCAGGCTTTTAATGAATCTTTAGAGGATATTTGGAAGGTTATACGCGCTTCAAATGCATATATCGATCATCAGGCGCCATGGAAATTGAAAAAAACTGATTTCGAGCGTATGAAGACTGTTTTAAGAACCTTGGTTGATGTGTTGCGCGAAATTGCCACTTGTTTACAGCCATTCATGCCTAATAGTATGGATAAATTATTGACCCAGCTTGGGGTTGGTAAAAATGAACGTAATTTTTCAGATCTTGAAAAAGAAATTCATTCAGGAATAAAATTACCCTTACCTTCTCCTATTTTTCCTCGTTATACGGAAGCTGAACAAATCTGA
- a CDS encoding D-alanyl-D-alanine carboxypeptidase family protein, which translates to MHTRRSILTGISGVAASLALIDSNSASARRAIRKAAGRKFSSATQETVSNGPPAVTPIGLFDTLAQYAFIMDYNTGTVLMDKLADQPMHPSSLTKIMTCYIVFAMLRTGRLKLDQLLPVSEKAWKMQGSKMFVPLNGQVSVQDLIQGVVIQSGNDACIVLAEGIAGSEQQFVSMMNEMAPKMGLRNSHFMNCTGWPDSNHLMSARDIALIAYHLIHDYPEYYHFFSEKEFTFNKITQGNRNVLVDKGLADGLKTGHTDAGGYGLCASSERNGRRVIMVVNGLTSMNMRAHESERLIEWSFNQFENVKLFNKGDIVEQAPVWMGAQETVPLVAGENLVLTLPVGMREKLKVTLDYNAPLSVPVMKGQNVEASLSVKNGGITVQVPIIAGETVEKANIISRMMKNVSYRLTNKN; encoded by the coding sequence GTGCATACTCGTAGATCAATATTGACTGGAATTAGTGGCGTAGCTGCATCTCTGGCTCTGATAGATTCAAATTCAGCAAGTGCCCGAAGAGCCATTCGTAAGGCGGCAGGAAGGAAATTCTCGTCAGCAACTCAAGAAACGGTTTCGAATGGTCCACCAGCCGTAACACCAATAGGTCTTTTTGATACGTTGGCACAATACGCCTTTATCATGGATTATAATACAGGTACCGTTTTGATGGATAAATTGGCAGACCAACCTATGCATCCGTCGTCTTTGACAAAAATCATGACCTGTTATATTGTTTTTGCCATGCTGCGAACCGGGCGTTTAAAACTTGATCAGTTGCTTCCCGTAAGTGAGAAAGCCTGGAAAATGCAGGGATCAAAAATGTTTGTTCCCCTGAATGGACAAGTTTCTGTCCAGGATTTGATCCAGGGTGTTGTTATACAGTCCGGGAATGATGCCTGTATTGTACTTGCCGAAGGAATTGCCGGATCTGAACAGCAGTTTGTATCCATGATGAATGAAATGGCGCCCAAGATGGGATTGCGGAATTCTCATTTTATGAACTGTACCGGATGGCCGGATAGCAATCATCTGATGTCTGCCCGTGATATTGCTCTGATAGCCTATCATCTTATTCATGATTATCCCGAATACTATCATTTTTTTTCCGAAAAAGAATTCACTTTTAATAAAATCACCCAGGGCAATCGAAATGTTTTGGTAGACAAAGGGCTTGCGGACGGTTTGAAAACAGGACATACTGATGCTGGCGGTTATGGATTATGTGCCAGTTCTGAACGGAATGGTCGTCGGGTCATAATGGTGGTCAATGGATTAACCTCGATGAATATGCGGGCCCATGAGAGTGAACGTTTGATAGAATGGTCTTTCAATCAATTTGAAAATGTTAAGTTATTCAATAAAGGGGATATTGTTGAACAGGCACCAGTTTGGATGGGAGCACAAGAAACAGTTCCGCTGGTTGCAGGTGAAAATCTTGTTTTAACCTTGCCTGTCGGGATGCGTGAAAAATTGAAGGTAACCCTTGATTATAATGCCCCTTTGTCCGTACCTGTTATGAAAGGACAAAATGTTGAGGCCTCTCTGTCCGTAAAAAATGGTGGAATTACTGTACAAGTTCCCATAATAGCTGGTGAGACTGTTGAAAAAGCTAATATTATTTCACGTATGATGAAAAATGTAAGCTATCGATTAACGAATAAAAATTAA
- a CDS encoding AAA family ATPase — protein sequence MTAKLDDSLWGHEREYDCFKQVIFQNKLHHAWLICGEVGVGKKTFVNHVIRLILGSSENVLAKIRAGSHPDLLTVSRRIDEKKNRLRSEILMDDIKTVGTFLRLTSANGGWRIVIIEEADLMNQNAANSLLKILEEPPDAALIFLITAHPNRLLPTILSRCRKLMLHPLSNTVLLEALIKLAPEYSEAEYQKIITLSQGSIGKALSLLNSDASNLQNIVDAFFEKPFKGSELNEKVKYILQKEDGFSVFFSLLTDKFNMLIGEAIKSRQKRFGNPSRTVMEWIDIWQKILKWHKDTESFNLDKRQTLISDFELVSEL from the coding sequence ATGACAGCAAAACTAGATGACTCTTTATGGGGACATGAAAGGGAATATGATTGTTTCAAACAAGTCATTTTCCAAAATAAGCTTCATCATGCATGGTTGATATGTGGTGAGGTCGGGGTAGGCAAAAAAACTTTTGTCAATCATGTCATTCGTTTGATTCTTGGTAGCTCTGAAAATGTGTTGGCTAAGATAAGGGCGGGTAGTCATCCTGATTTATTAACGGTTAGTCGAAGAATAGATGAAAAGAAAAACCGTCTTCGTTCGGAAATTTTGATGGATGATATAAAAACGGTTGGAACGTTTTTACGATTGACTTCTGCCAATGGCGGGTGGCGCATTGTCATTATCGAAGAGGCGGATTTGATGAATCAGAATGCGGCCAATAGCTTATTAAAAATTTTGGAAGAGCCACCAGATGCTGCTTTAATTTTTTTAATCACTGCACATCCAAACCGTTTGTTGCCAACGATTTTAAGTCGTTGTCGTAAATTAATGCTTCATCCCTTATCAAATACTGTTTTATTAGAAGCCTTGATTAAATTAGCCCCCGAATATTCTGAGGCAGAATATCAAAAGATAATTACCCTGTCTCAGGGATCGATCGGTAAAGCATTATCATTATTGAATTCTGACGCCTCAAATTTGCAAAATATTGTTGATGCCTTTTTCGAGAAGCCTTTTAAAGGAAGTGAGCTGAATGAAAAAGTTAAGTATATTTTACAAAAAGAAGATGGATTTTCTGTTTTTTTTAGCTTATTGACAGATAAATTCAATATGCTGATCGGTGAGGCTATAAAATCAAGGCAGAAACGATTTGGCAATCCATCTCGAACAGTAATGGAATGGATTGACATTTGGCAAAAAATTTTAAAATGGCATAAAGATACAGAATCTTTTAATTTGGATAAAAGACAAACCCTAATTTCCGATTTCGAACTAGTAAGTGAATTATGA
- a CDS encoding SPOR domain-containing protein, which yields MKKYLFSLLLISIACCTKEEKPLQPAQIHYVVGQPYQVGEQWYYPEENFAYHSTGLAVISKNQKDKVTADGEYYDPQRMTGAHPTLQLPSIIKVRNVDNGREILIRLNDRPSSYPSRLLELTPKAGELLGISNGQTAKIEIVEEENQSQNLAFEMPNGPQTEMKVNTAPLDTIMVENLNGKSSENDAKKKSDPTFQKALNSSLILKDLPVTFTQGQITGGQIWIDCGSFTLRIYANKLAARIGGRVIYSFEGGRRILHVRSGPYQSVESADQNLDYLLKSGIKGAKIIVE from the coding sequence GTGAAAAAATATTTATTTTCTCTATTGTTGATAAGTATAGCCTGTTGTACCAAGGAAGAAAAACCGTTGCAACCAGCTCAGATTCACTATGTAGTTGGTCAACCTTATCAGGTTGGGGAACAATGGTATTATCCAGAGGAAAATTTTGCCTATCATTCAACAGGTTTGGCAGTTATATCCAAAAATCAGAAAGATAAAGTGACTGCTGATGGGGAATATTATGACCCGCAACGTATGACAGGCGCACATCCCACATTGCAATTACCGAGTATTATAAAAGTTCGCAATGTTGACAATGGTAGGGAAATTTTAATTCGTTTAAATGATCGTCCATCATCTTATCCTTCAAGATTGTTGGAATTGACGCCAAAAGCTGGTGAATTATTGGGAATTTCAAACGGGCAAACAGCGAAAATCGAAATTGTTGAGGAAGAAAATCAAAGCCAAAATCTTGCTTTTGAAATGCCCAATGGTCCGCAAACGGAAATGAAAGTTAACACTGCGCCTTTGGATACAATCATGGTTGAAAATCTGAATGGCAAATCAAGCGAAAATGATGCGAAAAAAAAATCAGATCCCACTTTCCAAAAAGCATTAAATTCTTCATTAATATTAAAAGATTTGCCCGTCACTTTTACGCAAGGTCAAATTACAGGGGGGCAAATATGGATTGATTGTGGCTCTTTCACCTTGCGAATTTATGCTAATAAATTGGCGGCACGTATTGGTGGGAGAGTGATCTATAGTTTTGAAGGAGGGCGCAGAATATTGCATGTTCGTTCTGGTCCCTATCAATCAGTCGAAAGTGCTGATCAAAATCTTGATTATTTGTTAAAATCTGGCATTAAGGGTGCCAAAATTATAGTTGAATAG
- the parC gene encoding DNA topoisomerase IV subunit A, whose product MTAASDGLIKDAPFARALSERYLAYALSTIMSRSLPDVRDGLKPVHRRLIYAMRQLKLDPKSGFKKCARIVGDVIGKYHPHGDAAVYEALVRLAQDFAVRYPLIEGQGNFGSIDGDNAAAMRYTESRMTKIAQFLLQGIDEDCVDFRDTYDGEEKEPVVLPGAFPNLLANGASGIAVGMATNIPPHNVGEIYQAAMTLIKNPDASTQDLLHFVKGPDFPTGGKIVENQNVIQQTYETGRGSLRLRAKWEVEHGRFGTWVIVVKEIPYQVQKSKLIEQIATLMEQKKLPLLADIRDESTDEIRLILEPKVKTVQPEILMESMFKLTVLENRFAYNMNVLDRNAVPKLMGLKAILKSWLDHRYEVLKRRSQYRLNVIEQRLEILEGLLAVYLNLDEVIRIIRDEDEVKTVLMQTFNLSDVQTEAILNIRLRSLRRLEENAIKNEYAQLTNEKSNLKTLLASESLCWKEINKELKEGLKTFGQSDDGLRKTEISEAPKTIDVMDILEEVEREPLTIILSSKGWIRALKGHNLDSDKLKFKEGDHLFKILECHSNDRICIIGSEGKSFNIKALDLPRGRGDGQPIRLLADIANDAEIIEFFILDEKKKYVLVSTSAKGFVISGENLVTERKTGKQVLTLKDNEKTFACLEGKGNYIAIANSSSKFLIFPLEQIPELKKGSGVLLQKLGKGKLKLVIVFDSEIGFTMPGQTKVRNFEILENYIGNRASVGHKSPNWLRI is encoded by the coding sequence ATGACTGCTGCATCTGACGGTTTAATCAAGGACGCTCCCTTTGCAAGGGCATTAAGTGAACGCTATCTGGCCTATGCCCTGTCAACAATAATGTCGCGTTCATTACCAGATGTAAGGGATGGATTGAAACCTGTTCATCGTCGTTTGATATATGCCATGCGTCAATTGAAACTTGATCCAAAATCAGGATTTAAGAAATGCGCCCGTATTGTTGGGGATGTTATTGGTAAATATCATCCCCATGGGGATGCCGCTGTCTATGAAGCGCTCGTTCGTCTCGCACAGGATTTCGCTGTACGGTATCCCTTAATTGAGGGACAGGGAAATTTTGGTTCCATTGATGGTGATAATGCTGCGGCTATGCGTTATACAGAATCCCGTATGACAAAAATTGCCCAGTTTTTATTGCAAGGTATCGATGAAGATTGTGTTGATTTTCGTGATACCTATGATGGAGAGGAAAAAGAACCTGTTGTTTTACCAGGTGCATTCCCAAATCTTTTGGCAAATGGTGCAAGCGGAATTGCTGTTGGAATGGCAACAAATATTCCCCCACATAATGTGGGTGAAATTTATCAGGCCGCTATGACCCTTATTAAAAATCCTGATGCTTCTACACAGGATTTGTTGCATTTTGTAAAAGGTCCAGATTTTCCAACAGGTGGGAAAATTGTTGAAAATCAAAATGTTATTCAACAAACTTACGAAACTGGTCGAGGCTCATTAAGGCTCAGGGCAAAATGGGAAGTTGAACATGGCCGATTTGGAACTTGGGTTATCGTTGTTAAGGAAATACCCTACCAAGTGCAGAAATCCAAATTGATTGAACAGATAGCCACTTTGATGGAACAGAAGAAACTTCCATTATTGGCAGATATAAGAGATGAAAGTACTGATGAAATACGGCTTATATTAGAGCCCAAAGTTAAAACAGTGCAGCCTGAAATTTTAATGGAATCCATGTTTAAACTGACTGTCTTGGAAAACCGGTTTGCTTACAACATGAATGTGCTTGATCGTAATGCCGTTCCTAAATTGATGGGATTGAAAGCCATTTTGAAATCATGGTTGGATCATCGTTATGAAGTCCTAAAACGTCGAAGTCAATATCGGTTAAATGTTATTGAACAGCGATTGGAAATTCTGGAGGGTTTATTAGCGGTATATCTAAATCTTGATGAAGTTATTCGTATAATTCGAGATGAAGATGAAGTTAAAACTGTTTTGATGCAAACTTTCAATCTGTCAGATGTTCAGACTGAAGCCATTCTCAATATCCGTTTGAGAAGTTTGAGACGATTGGAAGAAAATGCAATAAAAAATGAATATGCACAACTCACCAATGAAAAATCTAATTTAAAAACGTTGCTGGCAAGTGAATCTCTTTGCTGGAAAGAAATCAACAAAGAATTGAAAGAGGGTTTGAAAACGTTCGGTCAGTCCGATGATGGTTTGAGAAAAACGGAAATTTCTGAAGCGCCTAAAACAATAGATGTTATGGATATTCTGGAAGAGGTGGAACGTGAACCTCTGACAATTATTTTATCCTCCAAAGGTTGGATACGTGCTTTGAAAGGACATAATCTTGACAGTGATAAGCTGAAATTCAAAGAAGGGGATCATTTATTTAAAATATTGGAATGTCATAGTAATGATCGAATTTGCATTATCGGTAGTGAAGGTAAATCATTCAATATAAAGGCATTAGATTTACCAAGAGGCCGAGGTGATGGTCAACCTATACGTCTTCTTGCTGACATAGCAAATGATGCTGAGATTATTGAATTTTTTATTTTAGATGAAAAAAAGAAATATGTTCTTGTTTCAACCTCAGCAAAGGGATTTGTCATTTCTGGGGAAAATCTAGTTACTGAACGGAAAACGGGTAAACAAGTTCTAACTTTAAAGGATAATGAAAAAACATTCGCTTGTCTTGAAGGTAAAGGAAATTATATTGCCATTGCGAATTCATCCAGTAAATTTCTGATATTTCCCCTAGAACAAATTCCTGAATTAAAAAAGGGTAGTGGTGTTCTATTACAGAAATTGGGTAAAGGAAAACTGAAACTGGTTATAGTTTTTGATTCTGAGATTGGTTTTACAATGCCTGGTCAAACAAAAGTCAGAAATTTTGAAATATTGGAAAATTATATAGGTAATCGTGCATCTGTTGGACATAAATCTCCTAATTGGTTGAGAATTTAG